GTATGGTTGATTACGCTCGTTCGGCACGCTCAAGAGGTTTGAAAGTAATAATAGCCGGAGCCGGAGGGGCAGCCCATTTACCGGGGATGGTTGCATCAATGACCACCCTTCCTGTAATAGGTGTTCCGGTGAAGTCGAGCAATTCGATCGATGGCTGGGACTCCGTACTATCCATTCTTCAGATGCCCGGAGGCATTCCTGTAGCCACCGTTGCTCTGGATGGCGCAAAAAATGCCGGTATACTGGCCGCGGAAATTATAGGCTCTTTTAATGAATCTATCGCCAAAAACCTGGAGAAATAT
This region of Fulvivirga ulvae genomic DNA includes:
- the purE gene encoding 5-(carboxyamino)imidazole ribonucleotide mutase, producing the protein MNKPVVGIIMGSQSDLRVMKEAAEILEELKVEYELTIVSAHRTPDRMVDYARSARSRGLKVIIAGAGGAAHLPGMVASMTTLPVIGVPVKSSNSIDGWDSVLSILQMPGGIPVATVALDGAKNAGILAAEIIGSFNESIAKNLEKYKEELKEKVLKTAESIEAKGWRGSKIGF